The genomic region CTCCGCAGGGGCCGGAGAACAGCCCGTAAAGTCTGGGGAAATCAGATCAGCATTCTGGTCGGAGACTATCTCTACTCCAAGGCTATGTGCCAGGTGGTCGAGTTCCGGAGTCAGGGCATCAACGAAGTGCTGGCGGAAGCTTGCAAGAAAATGGCGGAAGGTGAAGTCCTGCAGCTCTATTACAACGGGAACCCGGCCATGCCGGAAGCGGACTATCTCAAAGTCGTGGAACACAAGACCGCCGGGTTGATCGCGGCAGCCTGCCGGATGGGCGCCATCCTGGCCGACGCATCGGAACCGCAACAGGACGCCCTGTTCCGCTTCGGGCAATACCTCGGCATCGCGTTTCAGGTGGCCGACGACACGCTGGATTACACCGCAAACGGCGACTCTCTGGGCAAGACGCTCGGCCAGGACCTTCGCCAAGGCAAAGCGACCCTCCCGCTGCTGCATCTGCTGCAACATTGCTCGGAAAGCGACCGGCAGATGATCAAGGACCGGATGGAAACCCGTACGCTGAACGACGACGACCTGACCCGCCTTCTCCATCTCATGGAGGACTACGGGTCCATCACGTATGCACTGGACCGGGCGCAGGATTATATCGCCGCGGCCAAACGGGATCTCAGTTCGTTCGAAGACAGTCCAGCCAAACGAGCCCTTTCGGTGGCTGCTGACTACATGGTAACCCGCGACCGGTAACCGTTTTTCCGCACGTGTTCCATCGCCTGTACGGGTGGAACGGGCAACGTCGGACACACGGCCCAACCCCTCGAGTTTGCCCTGGCACCTCTACCATTTGTCCACTTCGCAGAAAAGGATGACGCATGGCACACATCATTCCCTTCCGAGGCACACTGTACGATCAGGCGACGGTCGGTTCCGTCCGTGAAGTGGTCGCACCCCCGTATGACATCATCGACGCGGCGGGACAGAAGGCGCTTCACGATCGGCATTCGCACAACATCATCAGACTGGAGCTCGGCACCGACAAACCTGGGGACAGCACCGGGGACAACCGCTATACGCGTGCCGCCGCCGCGCTGCGTGAATGGCTAAAGACCGGCGCGATGAAGCGGGACGCGCAGCCGGCCCTCTACTACCACACGATCGAATACCGTCCTCCGGATTCCGCGGCCGATGCGCCGGTCAAGGTGCTGCGGGGATTCCTCGTCACCACGAAATTGGAACCGCTCGATTCCGGGCACATTTATCCCCATGAGAACACCAGGGCCGCGGCCAAGACCGACCGCTTGAACCTATTGGAGGCCTGCCGCGCCAATCTCAGCCCCATCTGGCTGCTGTATTCCGATCCGCAAAACGCCGTGCTAGACCTGCTGGAAAATACCGTCAAAGGTGTGCCGGCCCGCATCGACTTTCGAGACGACGAAGGATGCCGCCAGCAGCTGTGGGCCGTGACGGACCCGGCGGTGCTGAAGCAGGTGGTCGACCTGATGGAGAGCAAACCGCTTTTTATCGCCGACGGACACCATCGATACGAAACGGCACTCAATTACCAGCGTGCCCGGCGACAGCAAGCGAGCGGGACGTCCTCCGGTCTCCACCCTTATGACAGCGTGCTGATGCTGCTCGCGCCGTTGGAAGATCCCGGTTTGACGGTGCTGCCCACCCACCGTGTCACCACCACGCCGTTGCCTCCCTATGAACGTCTCAAGAGCCAGTTGAGCGAAAAGTTCGCGCTCAAGGAATTTCCCTTTACCCGGAACGACAAGTCGGCCGTCCGGGCGCAGTTCATCGAATCACTCCGCAATCTCGGCCGCACGGCTCCGACATTCGGGCTGTCCGTGCGCGGCCTGGCCTCATACGTGGTATTGACCCTGTTGCCGGCCCATCGACCCGACTCCGGTGCCTCGCCCAGAACCAAGCTCGACGTGTCGCTCCTGCAACAACTCGTGGTGCCGGTCCTCTGCCCCACGCAGCAGGAGCAGGAAGCCATCGTCTATACCAAGGACGACGCCGAAGCACTGGACTGGGCTCAGGATGGTCCCGGCACCGGAGCGCTGCTGCTGAACGCCACCAAGGTAAGCGAAGTTCAGGCGGTGGCGGTGGCCGGAGAACGAATGCCTCACAAATCGACCTACTTCTATCCCAAACCGCTCACGGGCCTGGTGATCAACGTCATGGAAGGATGAGCGCACGACCATGAACCGACATCACTCTCCAACCGGTCCGGCACGCGGGAGCCCTCCCT from Nitrospira japonica harbors:
- a CDS encoding polyprenyl synthetase family protein; this translates as MPQGPVISSIQTMADVWDAYRRELEGVEDQVRKNLDSSVTLVNTVAAHILNSGGKRIRPLLLLLSAQLCGYAGRDHHQLGSLVEFIHTATLLHDDVVDDADLRRGRRTARKVWGNQISILVGDYLYSKAMCQVVEFRSQGINEVLAEACKKMAEGEVLQLYYNGNPAMPEADYLKVVEHKTAGLIAAACRMGAILADASEPQQDALFRFGQYLGIAFQVADDTLDYTANGDSLGKTLGQDLRQGKATLPLLHLLQHCSESDRQMIKDRMETRTLNDDDLTRLLHLMEDYGSITYALDRAQDYIAAAKRDLSSFEDSPAKRALSVAADYMVTRDR
- a CDS encoding DUF1015 domain-containing protein — translated: MAHIIPFRGTLYDQATVGSVREVVAPPYDIIDAAGQKALHDRHSHNIIRLELGTDKPGDSTGDNRYTRAAAALREWLKTGAMKRDAQPALYYHTIEYRPPDSAADAPVKVLRGFLVTTKLEPLDSGHIYPHENTRAAAKTDRLNLLEACRANLSPIWLLYSDPQNAVLDLLENTVKGVPARIDFRDDEGCRQQLWAVTDPAVLKQVVDLMESKPLFIADGHHRYETALNYQRARRQQASGTSSGLHPYDSVLMLLAPLEDPGLTVLPTHRVTTTPLPPYERLKSQLSEKFALKEFPFTRNDKSAVRAQFIESLRNLGRTAPTFGLSVRGLASYVVLTLLPAHRPDSGASPRTKLDVSLLQQLVVPVLCPTQQEQEAIVYTKDDAEALDWAQDGPGTGALLLNATKVSEVQAVAVAGERMPHKSTYFYPKPLTGLVINVMEG